A genomic region of Sciurus carolinensis chromosome 7, mSciCar1.2, whole genome shotgun sequence contains the following coding sequences:
- the Defb113 gene encoding beta-defensin 113, with the protein MAFFFLVPEQKIRDDIERKNKCDLVLGVCKPECNSWEYIFNYCEAEPCCVIREYRLP; encoded by the exons ATGGC CTTCTTTTTCCTAGTTCCAGaacaaaaaattagagatgatatagaaagaaaaaataaatgtgaccTCGTCCTGGGTGTTTGCAAGCCTGAATGCAACAGCTGGGAATATATCTTTAATTACTGTGAAGCTGAACCCTGCTGTGTAATTCGGGAATACAGACTGCCTTAG